One segment of Cutaneotrichosporon cavernicola HIS019 DNA, chromosome: 4 DNA contains the following:
- a CDS encoding uncharacterized protein (NmrA-like family), whose translation MSANKVIIFGVTGVQGASVARALLTNPKFSVWGVTRNPASKSSQEMEKLGVNLIKGDLGDASSYADALKGAAGVFLNVNFWAHYKGNNADEARDIEMAQSNAAVDACKAAGVGLVVYSALESVGKFPIPHFDAKAEVVKYIKAQGVPATILYSSYYFTNLLSAKLEERGDEIVLKLPLPDDTVIPAFNPNQIGLFARLAFENPQEWTGKDMFACGENVRVDKIASVLSDLSSRKYVTMGVSRDDFLALPGEMDQELWLNYRAFVDGLMSRNPEESRKLVPEVQDFTTWVKADKDAVAKFGLRS comes from the exons ATGTCCGCTAACAAGGTCATCATCTTTGGCGTCACCGGTGTGCAGGGCGCGTcggtcgcgcgcgccctcctcaccaaccccaAGTTTAGCGTGTGGGGCGTGACCCGCAACCCGGCCTCCAAGTCGTCGCAGG agatggagaagcTTGGTGTCAACCTCATCAAGGGTGACCTGGGCGACGCAAGCTCGTACGCCGACGCACTCAAGGGCGCCGCTGGCGTCTTCCTCAACGTCAACT TCTGGGCCCATTACAAGGGTAacaacgccgacgaggcacGTGACATTGAGATGGCGCAGTCCAATGCCGCCGTTGATGCGTGCAAGGCCGCCGGCGTCGGACTCGTCGTCTACTCGGCCCTCGAAAGCGTTGGCAAGTTCCCCATTCCGCACTTTGACGCCAAGGCTGAGG TGGTAAAGTATATCAAGGCGCAGGGCGTGCCCGCCACGATCCTATACTCGTCGTACTACttcaccaacctcctcaGTGCCAagcttgaggagcgcggTGACGAGATCGTACTCAAGCTCCCACTTCCCGACGATACGGTGATTCCCGCCTTCAACCCCAACCAGATCGGCCTGtttgcgcgcctcgccttCGAGAACCCTCAGGAGTGGACCG GCAAGGACATGTTTGCGTGTGGTGAGAATGTGCGCGTCGACAAGATCGCGTCGGTCCTCTCCGACCTCTCTAGCCGCAAGTACGTTACTATGGGCGTGAGCCGGGACGATTTCCTCGCCCTACCTGGCGAGATGGACCAAG AACTGTGGCTCAACTACCGCGCCTTCGTCGACGGACTCATGTCACGTAACCCAGAGGAGAgccgcaagctcgtccCCGAGGTCCAGGACTTTACGACCTGGGTCAAGGCGGACAAGGACGCGGTTGCCAAGTTTGGTCTGCGCTCGTAG
- a CDS encoding uncharacterized protein (Domain in homologues of a S. cerevisiae phosphatidylinositol transfer protein (Sec14p)), with translation MGLFSRSPASTSSATLDKDVGPVTKDVYLTPREGITVTKKWTYDEEQLQKIEQLKEYTATLLLPESDPYHVWEKRFLDDVGTHARFMRAAKWHLENGKKRILATMEWRREFRPELIEPEDVAVEAETGKIVISGFDKDGRPIVYMRPRYENTETSPRQIRHLIYVLERAIDICPEGQDQVCIVVDYKQATSNNTPSVSTGLQALNILQHHYVERLGRGLVVNMPWWINAFFSAIQPFMDPITRDKIRFNPKLLELIDGDQLDREYGGEYNYVFEKDVYWPAVTTFCNIAEDGGRVDAEGTKFVPPSGNGAAWALQQHEIDKQKNGNENRAEVDVKVAPAAPAPADQPELPLPPSATAAAAVPAADAVADDLAKTTLTEPAAVKI, from the exons ATGGGTCTCTTCTCGCGAtcgccggcgtcgacgtccagTGCCACGCTCGACAAGGATGTTGGACCAGTTACCAAGGACGTGTACCTCACCCCGCGGGAGGGGATTACTGTCACGAAGAAGTGGACATATGACGAGGAACAGCTGCAGAAGATTGAGCAGTTGAAGGAG TACACGGCAacactcctcctccccgaaAGCGACCCATATCACGTATGGGAGAAgcgcttcctcgacgaTGTGGGAACGCACGCGCGCTTCATGCGCGCGGCCAAGTGGCACCTCGAGAACGGCAAGAAGCGTATTTTGGCGACGATGGAGTGGCGTCGCGAGTTCCGTCCAGAGCTGATTGAGCCGGAGGATGTggctgtcgaggcggagacgGGCAAGAT cgtTATCTCCGGTTTTGACAAGGACGGTCGCCCGATCGTGTACATGCGCCCGCGGTACGAGAACACGGAGACGTCGCCGCGTCAGATCCGGCATCTGATTTATGTGCT cgaACGCGCCATCGATATCTGTCCCGAGGGCCAAGATCAAGTGTGTATCGTCGTCGACTACAAGCAAGCGACGTCGAACAACACGCCCAGCGTCAGCACTGGTCTGCAAGCGCTCAACATTCTTCAACACCACtacgtcgagcgcctcggccgcggcttGGTCGTCAACATGCCATGGTGGATCAATGCCTTTTTCAGCGCAATTCAACCGTTCATGGACCCGATTACGCGGGACAAGATCCGGTTCAACCCCAAACTCCTGGAACTTATTGATGGGGATCAGCTGGACCGCGAATATGGGGGCGAGTACAATTACGTCTTTGAAAAGGACGTCTACTGGCCTGCGGTGACGACGTTCTGTAATATCGCAGAAGACGGGGGTCGCGTGGATGCCGAGGGGACGAAGTTTGTGCCGCCGTCGGGGAACGGGGCGGCTTGGGCTTTGCAACAACATGAGATCGACAAGCAAAAGAATGGGAATGAGAACAgggccgaggtcgacgtcaaggtcgCTCCGgctgcgccggcgcccGCGGACCAGCCCGAACTCCCTCTGCCTCCCTCTGCCACTGCTGCGGCGGCCGTTCCTGCTGCCGACGCCGTGgcggacgacctcgccaagacTACCCTCAccgagcccgccgccgtcaaGATCTAG
- a CDS encoding uncharacterized protein (Lon protease (S16) C-terminal proteolytic domain) has product MSKQTYLPPSLTLFPLPSPHVLYPFLQVTVTLPTDVVGHILATLSEQADVNKLDSRDRFVAAIPVGEGDRRVGRWACAARIRRIYRANAKDEAEGWTCVLEGLARIHLPRALPPLVSILPPLPLTVTPYALPVPLSAPSVDLMPAAIKLLPQELHGKLATLPVGVQADLLASTLRFPWDVRVELLATPNIDDRTHRVRECLLDLLSSKGIAPPEETSSPSPKQLQRRPAQHIAPPKSQLPEDLRPLEALALKRKDELSAGASEALTRELTRLAKIPAQAAEYGVGKTYCEWLLALPWYRVTEGRRLDLDSARKMLDEDHEGLQEVKRRVIEYLAVYRLKRDLWEEKQARDQKERDEETSGQLASGAQTPSTSKEIVPYDPEKAAQAVKAKTKPPVVPAATVEPKFMVDDTPPDNIFRDKAPILLLVGPPGVGKTSIARSIAESLGRKFHRISLGGVRDEAEIRGHRRTYVGALPGLFVQGLRKVGVSNPVILLDELDKVGQSNYHGDPSAALLETLDPAQNWTFHDHYLGDVPIDLSQVTFIATANSLDTISPPLLDRCEVIECPGYVTDEKLAIARRFLLPKQTKENGLEEVRAADDVLERVVSDYTREAGVRTLEREIAKLCRAKAVQYSNSRDGGDKYNPEVKLEDLESILGMAKYEAEVREASVRPGVVTGLAYRGSGNGGILIVESTLVPGGKGRLHLTGQLGDVIRESAELALAWVRAHASALGLEDPLKDVDIHLHLPSGAVKKDGPSAGVAMILAFVSLLTGRSVPPTMAFTGEITLRGAVTAVGGIREKVLGAHRAGITQVVLPGQNEKDTHELPPSVQKMRLTYVRTVEGLLEEVWGQEVWAGGQRPPAQARL; this is encoded by the exons ATGTCAAAGCAAAcctaccttcctccctcactcaccctcttccccctcccatccccgcACGTCCTCTACCCATTTCTCCAGGTCACTGTCACTCTCCCCACCGATGTTGTAGGTCacatcctcgccaccctctCGGAGCAGGCCGACGTCAACAAGCTCGACTCGCGCGACCGCTTCGTCGCAGCCATCCCGGTCGGTGAGGGCGACCGTCGTGTTGGGCGCTGGGCATGCGCAGCCCGCATCAGACGCATCTACCGCGCCAATGCCAAGGATGAAGCCGAGGGCTGGACATGTGTCCTCGAAGGCCTC GCCCGGATCCACTTGCCCCGAGCGCTGCCTCCTCTCGTCTCGATCTTGCCGCCGCTACCGCTCACCGTGACGCCCTACGCTCTGCCGGTTCCGTTGTCGGCACCGTCAGTCGACCTCATGCCGGCCGCCATCAAGCTCCTCCCACAGGAGCTGCACGGCAAGCTCGCAACCCTCCCTGTCGGCGTTCAGGCGGACCTACTGGCCTCGACCCTCCGCTTCCCATGGGATGTACgggtcgagctgctcgccaCGCCGAACATTGATGACCGAACGCACCGTGTTCGCGAATGCCTTCTCGACCTGTTGTCCAGCAAGGGCATTGCGCCGCCCGAAGAGACGtcatcgccctcaccaAAGCAGCTGCAACGCCGCCCTGCACAGCACATTGCGCCTCCCAAGAGTCAGCTGCCTGAAGACCTACGGCccctcgaggcgctggccttgaagcgcaaggacgagttgagcgcgggcgcgagcgaggcgctcaCCCGCGAGCTCACCCGCCTGGCCAAGATACCCGCCCAGGCCGCAGAGTACGGCGTCGGCAAGACATACTGTGAGTGGTTGCTTGCGCTGCCGTGGTACCGCGTGACCGAGGGCAggcgcctcgaccttgactCGGCGCGCAAGATGCTTGATGAGGATCACGAAGGCCTCCAAGAAGTCAAGCGGCGCGTGATCGAGTACCTCGCTGTGTACCGCCTCAAGCGTGATCTTtgggaggagaagcaggCGCGCGACCAAAAGGAGCGTGACGAGGAAACCTCGGGCCAGCTTGCGTCTGGTGCGCAGAcgccctccacctccaagGAAATTGTGCCGTATGACCCAGAGAAGGCCGCCCAGGCTGTCAAAGCAAAGACCAAGCCACCTGTCGTGCCAGCCGCAACCGTCGAGCCCAAGTTCATGGTCGACGACACGCCGCCCGACAACATCTTCCGTGACAAGGCGCCGATtctgctcctcgtcggcccaCCTGGCGTGGGAAAGACCAGCATTGCCCGCTCTATCGCCGAGTCTCTCGGACGCAAGTTCCACCGCATCTCACTTGGTGGCGTGCGCGATGAGGCTGAGATCCGCGGTCACCGCCGGACTTATGTCGGCGCCCTCCCCGGCCTCTTCGTGCAAGGTCTGCGCAAGGTCGGCGTCTCGAACCCGGTCATCCTGC tcgacgagctcgacaaggttGGCCAGTCCAACTACCACGGCGACCCATCGGCTGCGCTCCTTGAGACGCTCGATCCCGCGCAGAACTGGACGTTCCATGACCACTACCTGGGCGACGTTCCTATCGACCTCAGCCAGGTGACGTTCATTGCCACTGCAAACTCGCTCGACACGATCTCAccgccgctcctcgaccgctgCGAGGTCATCGAGTGCCCTGGGTACGTGACGGACGAGAAGCTGGCTATTGCGCgccgcttcctcctccctaAGCAGACCAAGGAGAacggccttgaggaggtacgtgctgccgacgacgtcctcgagcgtgttGTGAGCGACTACACCCGCGAGGCCGGTGTGCGcacgctcgagcgcgagattgCCAAGCTCTGccgcgccaaggccgtGCAGTACTCGAACTcgcgcgatggcggcgacaaGTACAACCccgaggtcaagctcgaggacctcgagagCATCCTCGGCATGGCAAAgtacgaggccgaggtgcgcgaggcTTCTGTGCGTCCCGGCGTGGTCACTGGCCTGGCGTACCGCGGTTCCGGGAACGGCGGCATCCTCATTGTGGAGAGCACCCTCGTTCCAGGAGGCAAGGGGCGCCTACACCTGACGGGCCAGCTGGGCGACGTGATTCGGGAGAGTGCCGAACTCGCCCTGGCATGGGTGCGTGCTCACGCGTCTGCCCTCGGCCTAGAGGACccgctcaaggacgtcgacatccATCTACACCTCCCGTCTGGCGCGGTGAAGAAGGACGGTCCTAGCGCAGGCGTGGCCATGATCCTGGCTTTCGTGTCGCTTCTCACAGGCCGCAGCGTTCCCCCGACCATGGCATTCACGGGCGAGATCACTCTCCGTGGAGCGGTCACGGCCGTAGGCGGTATCCGTGAGAAGGTACTCGGCGCCCATCGCGCGGGCATTACCCAGGTTGTGTTGCCTGGCCAGAACGAGAAGGACACGCATGAGCTTCCCCCCAGCGTGCAGAAGATGCGTCTGACCTATGTCCGGACTGTCGAGGGCTTGCTTGAGGAAGTGTGGGGCCAGGAAGTTTGGGCTGGTGGCCAGCGCCCGCCTGCGCAGGCGAGGCTGTAG
- a CDS encoding uncharacterized protein (RhoGEF domain): MAARYQPAAGPSRPPPPPHIMTSFPNPALAQHPQHPQQHPPQLQHGAPYQRSGHPVQPSGPSGWTSPTNPAPFPPPTSPSITSPTSQGFAMTQPLNVGMRREDSTAKRNPFADLFDTEKIYVDQLTLVIRRVAAAWSRRNLPPPKLDGMFRCIEAVYRANRAFGVRLKEIGANPSDPKALGDLLMRWIDDLEPSYSRYATIFLTGFDNYGPVSSNPLLPPILEEVSVTSPPTPPLQHWSLDALFLLPYNRLRYYRKLYSRLLQNTTEGRSDYRLLDACVNRLETLVDDVEARLEYDVSEEDAPFSAGADDQSSEPSWPNEKNTAAVSRTSSGVDSSVETHSVLSSFNSRMDSTRNSQTSAGTSITHSPGHPPKVVPPLNTSMPPISDLELRIDCDRTIDLFTMQPRKCKLHMNSPGLAYQRQVRSSHDVVIYFTPSSTGQQIVHRRAHLFILTDLFLITDRMEASEKAAMAQRVATQQPDRLGEGSPMPEMWLAYPPLAGKHLSIVEGEQSNVVAVTVMRKETFVIHAESEIERDQIMKSVSECIEFATYSSSQRVTPLPSPMPSPIDGTVRSPVSTTGSMRYPSPMSGQATEVPTLTVPMSNLQLEPGQTIPSPVGKQQLEPGQTTNWNQPPSAMAQPRNVGAPLPPRKTSLRQGTSSASGPPLSPTGPLGAPGMAMSPVMGQGIPSPVMGQGMPSPMMGQGMPSPMMARGMPSPMPSPMSPASEHGMHDRYAAQRNVSGRSYHSNTSTQSDFSQQSSPAHLGVHSGFPANLRQPSPQMARQAFGPGPMGPGAMRNDLPPLPQQDGGYNMENGYFPPERQSFPNPPMDRHASLGIPPPQRARSAEPSNELDDLRPPDKPSLRFGALRSESPAPGLGQPDADSPPPSPTQEEAPRIRGPTTITAQMKCKIFLQQGHQQWKSLGHGKLKLYVEKERNLKQLVVDSDKSSTLISTIVLTDGVERVGRTGVAVEISDAGQHTGVIYMIQLRNESSARGLHDQLLAGSDPPNP, encoded by the exons ATGGCAGCGCGCTACCAGCCCGCAGCGGGTCCttcgcggccgccgccgcccccaCACATCATGACCTCGTTCCCAAACCCGGCCCTTGCCCAACATCCTCAACACCCTCAGCAGCACCCACCTCAACTCCAGCACGGTGCACCTTACCAGCGCTCAGGCCACCCTGTCCAACCATCAGGCCCATCAGGATGGACGTCGCCCACCAACCCAGCCCCATTCCCTCCCCCGACCTCTCCGTCCATCACATCTCCCACATCCCAAGGCTTTGCCATGACCCAGCCTCTCAATGTCGGTATGCGGCGCGAGGACTCGACTGCAAAGCGCAACCCTTTCGCCGACCTCTTCGACACTGAAAAGATCTACGTCGATCAGCTCACTCTCGTCATCCGG AGGGTAGCCGCAGCATGGTCGCGACGTAACTTGCCCCcgcccaagctcgacggcaTGTTCCGCTGCATCGAAGCAGTGTACCGTGCCAACCGCGCATTCGGTGTC CGTTTGAAGGAGATTGGAGCCAACCCATCGGACCCCAAGGCTCTTGGCGATCTGCTTATGAGATGG attgacgacctcgagccaTCTTACAGCCGCTATGCCACCATCTTCCTCACCGGCTTTGACAATTATGGCCCCGTGTCGTCCAACCCGCTCCTCCCACCAATTCTCGAAGAGGTGTCCGTCACGTCTCCCCCGACACCCCCGCTGCAGCACTGGTCTCTGGACGcactcttcctcctcccgtACAACCGCCTCCGGTATTACCGGAAGCTCTATTCGCGGTTATTACAGAACACGACGGAGGGCCGCAGTGACTACCGGCTTCTCGACGCATGTGTCAACCGCCTCGAGACGCTTgtggacgacgtcgaggcgcgcctcgagtACGACGTATCGGAGGAAGACGCACCTTTCTCGGcgggcgccgacgaccagAGCAGCGAACCCAGCTGGCCCAACGAGAAGAACACGGCCGCGGTAAGCAGGACAAGCTCCGGCGTCGACAGCTCGGTTGAGACACATTCGGT CCTCTCATCGTTCAACTCGCGCATGGACAGCACACGAAACTCGCAAACATCTGCTGGTACGAGCATTACGCACTCTCCAGGCCATCCCCCCAAAGTTGTGCCGCCTCTCAACACGTCCATGCCACCAATTTCAGATCTAGAGCTCCGCATTGACTGCGACCGCACGATCGACCTGTTCACGATGCAGCCGAGG AAATGCAAACTACACATGAACTCCCCCGGCCTCGCCTACCAGCGCCAGGTCCGTTCTTCCCATGATGTTGTGATCTATTTTACTCCGTCGTCGACTGGGCAGCAAATCGTGCACCGTAGAGCGCATTTGTTCATCCTCACCGACCTGTTCCTCATCACCGACCGAATGGAGGCCAGCGAGAAGGCCGCTATGGCTCAGCGCGTCGCCACCCAGCAGCCTGACCGCCTTGGTGAGGGCTCACCAATGCCCGAGATGTGGTTGGCGTACCCGCCCCTGGCTGGCAAGCACCTCTCGATCGTGGAGGGCGAGCAGA GCAATGTGGTTGCTGTCACTGTCATGCGCAAGGAGACATTTGTGATCCACGCCGAGTCGGAGATTGAGCGTGACCAGATCATGAAGAGCGTCTCCGAGTGCATCGAGTTCGCCACGTACTCGTCATCCCAGCGCGTCACTCCCCTGCCGTCGCCTATGCCTTCCCCCATCGACGGCACTGTGCGCTCGCCGGTCTCGACAACCGGTTCCATGCGCTATCCCAGCCCGATGTCGGGACAGGCAACAGAGGTACCAACTCTCACCGTGCCGATGAGCAATCTGCAGCTTGAGCCTGGCCAGACAATTCCGAGCCCCGTTGGCAagcagcagctcgagccCGGGCAGACGACCAACTGGAACCAGCCACCTTCCGCGATGGCGCAGCCGAGGAATGTAGGCGcgcctcttcctccgcgCAAGACGAGCCTGAGGCAAGGGACATCATCTGCAAGCGGTCCGCCACTCTCTCCGACTGGACCTCTGGGAGCACCTGGGATGGCCATGTCCCCGGTGATGGGACAGGGTATACCATCGCCGGTGATGGGACAGGGCATGCCGTCGCCAATGATGGGGCAGGGCATGCCGTCGCCGATGATGGCGCGGGGCATGCCGTCGCCAATGCCATCGCCAATGTCACCCGCCTCGGAACATGGCATGCACGACCGGTACGCGGCTCAACGCAATGTCTCTGGCCGCTCGTACCACTCGAACACGTCGACGCAATCTGACTTTTCTCAGCAATCGTCGCCTGCGCATCTCGGCGTTCATTCTGGATTCCCGGCAAACCTCCGCCAACCCAGTCCCCAGATGGCCAGACAGGCGTTCGGACCCGGCCCTATGGGACCTGGCGCCATGCGGAACGATCTGCCCCCACTTCCACAGCAAGACGGTGGCTACAACATGGAGAACGGCTACTTCCCGCCCGAACGCCAGTCGTTCCCCAACCCCCCGATGGACCGGCATGCGAGCCTTGGCATCCCCCCGCCTCAGCGGGCGCGCTCTGCGGAGCCGTCCAATGAGCTGGACGACTTGCGCCCGCCTGACAAACCGTCTCTCCGTTTCGGTGCGCTGAGATCCGAGTCTCCTGCGCCGGGCTTGGGCCAGCCTGACGCCGATTCGCCGCCCCCGTCACCCAcgcaggaggaggcgccaCGAATCCGCGGACCCACGACCATCACGGCCCAGATGAAGTGCAAGATCTTCCTTCAGCAGGGCCACCAGCAGTGGAAGTCGCTTGGGCacggcaagctcaagctctACGTCGAAAAGGAGCGCAACCTCAAGCAGCTTGTCGTCGACTCGGACAAGTCGTCGACACTCATCTCCACTATTGTTCTTACGGACGGCGTCGAACGCGTCGGCCGCACCGGTGTCGCCGTTGAGATCTCGGACGCGGGCCAGCACACCGGTGTCATCTACATGATCCAGCTGCGCAACGagtcctcggcgcgcggccttcacgaccagctcctcgccggctCTGACC CGCCAAATC CTTAG
- a CDS encoding uncharacterized protein (Cid1 family poly A polymerase), which produces MHPGVLHRRFLSDLSTSLFSFVLPLLPTSEELTIKEEVRTLIEKLIKTIEPSARLLSFGSSCNSFGLRNSDMDLVVLIDDPDAGLDSSMFVQMIGDLLERETNFDVKPLPKARIPIIKLNLAASPGLPFGIACDIGIENRLAIENTRLLLTYATIDPARVRTLVLFLKVWAKRRRINSPYRGTLSSYGITLMVLYFLVHVKQPPVLPNLQRIAPVRPITEEEMMLESRNVYFFDDVEMLRQEWSSVNFESVGELLIDFFRYFSHDFQFNTMVLSLRAGPLTKESKGWTNDIDVGGLNEMARDRNRLCIEDPFEITYNVARTVTKDGLYTIRGEFMRATRILTQRHDRAVLALAELCREREDELLRAPRSASPAPRAMASGRGHFGGSGREGWQRSQSQQPYDRFSGNPPAEAPRRGRATDNGPAAPEAPSAQDMWLASQGSNLGNAAPSSGLGLGGDPAFEYRRGRAETPSPFPAPVRSSRRTPAYDNPNSAGTLEIGRGPSAPAPAPWQSSFEGQRGGFGAPGMPPVGRTPARDLSVPSTLHQSHTPEPGSPLTTFAPFSPPALSGSLHPSSAGDKNNGSYISPSALLSPAPAAGSLPTASDLAQSFSKLGVDEKVS; this is translated from the exons ATGCACCCCGGCGTTCTCCACCGACGCTTCTTGAGTGACCTCTCGACGTCGCTCTTCTCCTTTGTTCTTCCGCtcttgccgacctcggaAGAGTTAACGATCAAGGAAGA AGTCCGCACGCTCATCGAGAAGCTCATCAAGACAATCGAGCCCAGTGCGCGCCTCCTCAGCTTTGGGAGCAGCTGCAACTCGTTTGGCCTACGCAACTCGGACATGGATCTTGTCGTCCTAATCGACGACCCAGATGCAGGACTCGACTCGAGCATGTTTGTCCAGATGATCGGTGACCTGCTGGAGCGG GAGACCAACTTTGATGTCAAGCCGCTTCCCAAGGCGCGCATACCGATCAtcaagctcaacctcgcggCGTCGCCAGGCTTGCCGTTCGGTATTGCGTGCGACATTGGCATTGAGAACAGGCTAGCTATCGAGAACACGCGCCTCCTGTTAACGTACGCGACCATTGACCccgcgcgcgtgcgcaccctcgtcctcttcctcaaggTGTGGGCCAAGCGTCGCCGCATCAACTCGCCATATCGTGGTACCTTGTCGTCCT acggCATCACACTCATGGTACTCTACTTCCTCGTGCATGTCAAGCAACCGCCAGTGCTGCCCAACCTGCAGCGGATCGCACCCGTACGCCCCATaaccgaggaggagatgatgcTCGAGAGCCGCAACGTCTACTTcttcgacgacgtcgagatgcTGCGCCAGGAGTGGTCGAGTGTAAACTTTGAGAGTGTTGGCGAGCTGTTGATCGACTTTTTCCGGTACTTCTCCCACGACTTCCAGTTTAACACGATGGTTCTGTCGCTGCGCGCCGGCCCCCTCACAAAGGAGAGCAAGGGGTGGACCAACGACATTGATGTCGGTGGCCTCAACGAGATGGCTCGCGACCGTAACCGCTTGTGTATTGAGGACCCCTTTGAGATCACGTACAACGTCGCGCGTACCGTCACAAAGGACGGACTGTACACGATCCGTGGCGAATTTATGCGTGCTACGCGC atCCTCACTCAGCGCCACGaccgcgccgtcctcgccctggcCGAGTTGTGTCgagagcgcgaggacgagttaCTGcgtgcgccgcgctcaGCGTCGCCCGCGCCACGCGCGATGGCAAGCGGCCGTGGTCACTTTGGGGGAAGCGGCCGTGAGGGGTGGCAGCGTTCCCAGAGCCAGCAGCCATACGACCGTTTCTCTGGTAACCCGCCAGCTGAGGCGCCccggcgagggcgtgcaACTGACAACGGGCCAGCTGCGCCCGAGGCACCGAGCGCGCAGGACATGTGGCTTGCCTCGCAGGGGTCCAATCTCGGCAACGCAGCCCCATCAAGTGGGCTcgggttgggtggcgaccCAGCATTTGAATACCGGCGCGGTAGAGCCGAGactccttcccccttccccgcGCCTGTGCGGAGCAGTCGGCGCACACCGGCGTATGACAACCCCAACTCGGCAGGGACA ctcgagatTGGACGTGGACCTAgcgccccagccccagcacCATGGCAATCCTCGTTTGAGGGACAGCGCGGCGGCTTCGGCGCACCAGGCATGCCACCTGTCGGTCGTACTCCAGCACGCGACCTCTCGGTCCCAAGCACGCTGCATCAGAGCCACACGCCTGAGCCTGGGTCACCGCTGACCACTTTTGCACCGTTTTCTCCGCCCGCGCTGTCCGGCTCGCTGCACCCCTCGAGTGCGGGGGACAAAAACAACGGTAGCTACATTAGCCCTAGCGCACTGCTGTCGCCTGCACCTGCGGCTGGCTCGCTGCCCACGGCCAGCGATCTCGCGCAGAGCTTTagcaagctcggcgtcgacgagaaggtCTCATAG
- a CDS encoding uncharacterized protein (3-hydroxyacyl-CoA dehydrogenase, C-terminal domain) → MSHQVSRAAVIGAGQMGLGIAYVTALFAKIPVGLHDPSSNGLKRAMENLDKIFARDVAKNRFSQEDIDAARARISPIQGDGTDANGGTVVHADTDIVIEAIPEITDLKLGLMHRLATCLPAPAILGTNTSSISITRLAAAASQADDGGESSGRVVGVHFFNPVNMMKLCEVIPATQTTSETLRRAKAFGEACGKTVAVSSDNPGFISNAILMPMINEAIMLLERGVATKEDIDTTFKLGMGHPMGPLTLADLIGLDTCLNIQNVLYNESSDSKYRPATLLKRMVDAGYYGRKSGRGFYTY, encoded by the exons ATGTCGCACCAGGTGTCCCGCGCAGCCGTCATCGGCGCAGGCCAGAtgggcctcggcatcgccTACGTGACCGCGCTCTTTGCCAAGATCCCCGTCGGGCTGCACGACCCCTCATCGAACGGGCTCAAGCGCGCGATGGAGAACCTCGACAAGATCTTTGCGCGTGACGTCGCCAAGAACCGTTTCTCGCAGGAGGACATTgacgccgctcgcgcgcgcatCTCGCCTATCCAGGGCGATGGGACGGACGCCAACGGTGGCACTGTGGTGCACGCGGACACGGACATTGTGATTGAG GCCATTCCCGAGATCACcgacctcaagctcggcctcatGCACCGCCTCGCGACGTGCCTCCCCGCACCCGCGATCCTCGGCACCAACacgtcgtccatctcgatcACGCGCCTGGCTGCGGCCGCTTCGCAGgcggacgacggcggcgagtcgagcggccgtgtcgtcggcgtccacTTCTTCAACCCCGTCAACATGAT GAAGCTGTGCGAGGTCATTCCCGCGACGCAGACCACGTCCGAGAcgctccgccgcgccaaggcGTTCGGCGAGGCGTGCGGCAAGA CCGTCGCCGTGTCGTCAGACAACCCGGGCTTCATCTCCAACGCCATCCTCATGCCCATGATCAACGAGGCTAtcatgctcctcgagcgtggCGTCGCTACCAAGGAGGACATTGACACGACGTTCAAGCTCGGCATGGGCCACCCCATGGGCCCGCTaaccctcgccgacctcatcggcctcgacaCGTGCCTCAATATCCAGAACGTGCTCTACAACGAGTCGAGCGACTCCAAGTACCGCCCCGCCACGCTGCTCAAGCGCATGGTCGACGCGGGTTACTACGGACGCAAGAGTGGTAGGGGATTCTACACGTATTAA